A section of the Vibrio vulnificus CMCP6 genome encodes:
- a CDS encoding c-type cytochrome yields the protein MKKLALILSLIASCSVWAQGNIEAGKAKSQTCVACHGADGNSAITTYPKLAGQHAKYLEKQLKDLKLGMESAGKQGRYDPVMSGMAMPLSEQDMADLAAYYASLPISHNTTPENVVEQGKVLYTAGDANRGIAACIACHGPRGNGTELSGFPKISGQHADYIKAQLVKFRDASRGNDMNAMMRDIAKKLTDEDIEILSKYVGGLH from the coding sequence ATGAAGAAATTAGCGCTAATTTTGAGTCTTATAGCCAGCTGCTCAGTATGGGCCCAAGGTAATATTGAAGCTGGTAAAGCAAAATCCCAAACGTGTGTTGCGTGTCACGGTGCTGACGGCAACAGTGCAATCACTACTTACCCAAAACTGGCAGGTCAACACGCCAAATACCTTGAGAAGCAGTTGAAAGATCTCAAATTAGGTATGGAAAGTGCTGGTAAGCAAGGTCGTTACGATCCGGTTATGAGTGGCATGGCTATGCCATTAAGTGAACAGGACATGGCGGATCTCGCGGCTTATTATGCCTCACTGCCAATTTCTCACAACACCACGCCAGAAAATGTGGTGGAGCAAGGTAAAGTGCTTTATACCGCAGGCGATGCCAACCGTGGTATTGCAGCATGTATTGCTTGTCATGGCCCTCGTGGTAACGGTACTGAGCTTTCAGGTTTCCCTAAAATTTCAGGTCAGCATGCTGACTACATCAAAGCTCAACTTGTTAAATTCCGCGACGCGTCACGTGGCAATGATATGAATGCAATGATGCGTGACATCGCGAAGAAACTGACCGACGAAGACATTGAGATTCTGTCTAAATATGTTGGTGGTCTTCACTAA
- a CDS encoding DUF2489 domain-containing protein, which yields MSVTLLAILGGAIILGLASYAGYLLLQLKKQKELQLQHQKLAIEKRNANIFDSVNTLCLAGIQGQCDLSEIAIRVYCIMDYVQGEERVDFDATYPAIAELYHIVKDMARGEERQKLEKQQRMKQNLERHKAEGRLSEAVIEELKTLQQKVKPLNNQIHIQMI from the coding sequence ATGAGTGTAACCCTACTGGCCATTCTTGGTGGCGCAATCATTCTTGGTTTAGCGTCGTATGCTGGTTACCTTCTACTCCAGCTTAAAAAGCAAAAGGAGTTGCAGCTCCAGCATCAAAAATTGGCGATAGAGAAGCGCAACGCCAATATCTTTGATAGCGTAAATACCCTATGCCTTGCGGGCATTCAGGGTCAGTGTGACTTATCCGAAATTGCGATTCGGGTTTATTGCATCATGGACTACGTTCAAGGTGAGGAACGCGTCGACTTCGATGCCACTTATCCCGCCATTGCGGAGCTTTACCACATCGTAAAAGATATGGCGCGTGGCGAAGAGAGACAAAAGCTGGAGAAACAGCAACGCATGAAGCAAAACCTTGAGCGCCACAAAGCGGAAGGTCGCCTCAGCGAAGCGGTGATTGAAGAGTTAAAAACTCTGCAACAGAAAGTGAAGCCGCTGAATAATCAAATCCATATTCAGATGATCTAA
- the hemB gene encoding porphobilinogen synthase: protein MSVSIQGPFPARRMRRMRKHEFSRRLMAENQLSVSDLIYPMFILMGKDRRESVESMPGVERLSIDLMLEEAQYLAQLGVPAIALFPVVNQDAKSLCAAEAYNPEGLVQRAVRALKEHVPAMGVITDVALDPFTTHGQDGIIDEEGYVMNDETTEVLIKQALSHAEAGADVVAPSDMMDGRIGRIRDALEEAGYIHTQIMAYSAKYASNYYGPFRDAVGSASNLKGGNKKNYQMDPANSDEALHEVALDINEGADMVMVKPGMPYLDVVRRVKTELQVPTFAYQVSGEYAMHKAAIQNGWLKERETVLESLLCFKRAGADGILTYFAKDVAQWLAEDNAQAAQFLKTE from the coding sequence GTGTCTGTATCTATTCAAGGCCCATTCCCAGCGCGCCGTATGCGCCGTATGCGCAAGCATGAGTTCAGTCGTCGTTTGATGGCGGAGAATCAGCTATCGGTTAGCGACTTGATCTACCCGATGTTTATCTTAATGGGTAAAGATCGTCGTGAGAGTGTTGAATCTATGCCTGGCGTAGAGCGCCTTTCCATTGACTTGATGCTTGAAGAAGCACAGTACCTTGCTCAGCTTGGTGTGCCAGCGATTGCTCTTTTCCCTGTGGTGAATCAAGACGCGAAAAGCCTTTGTGCCGCGGAAGCTTATAACCCTGAAGGCTTGGTTCAGAGAGCAGTGCGTGCATTAAAAGAGCACGTTCCAGCAATGGGCGTCATTACAGACGTTGCACTTGATCCTTTTACCACCCATGGTCAAGACGGCATCATTGATGAAGAAGGCTATGTGATGAATGATGAGACAACGGAAGTTCTGATCAAACAAGCGTTGTCGCATGCGGAAGCGGGTGCGGATGTAGTGGCTCCCTCAGATATGATGGATGGTCGAATTGGCCGTATCCGTGACGCTCTAGAGGAAGCGGGTTACATTCATACTCAAATCATGGCTTACTCCGCCAAATACGCATCCAACTACTACGGGCCATTCCGTGATGCGGTGGGCTCTGCATCCAACCTAAAAGGTGGAAACAAAAAGAACTACCAAATGGATCCCGCCAACAGCGATGAAGCGTTGCACGAAGTAGCATTAGACATCAATGAAGGTGCCGATATGGTGATGGTGAAGCCGGGCATGCCATACCTCGATGTTGTACGCCGTGTTAAAACAGAGCTTCAAGTACCGACATTCGCCTATCAAGTGTCGGGCGAATATGCGATGCACAAAGCCGCGATTCAAAATGGTTGGTTGAAAGAGCGTGAAACGGTGTTGGAATCGTTGCTTTGCTTTAAACGAGCGGGTGCGGATGGCATTTTGACTTACTTTGCCAAAGATGTCGCACAATGGTTAGCGGAAGACAATGCGCAAGCGGCGCAATTCTTGAAAACTGAATAG
- the hemN gene encoding oxygen-independent coproporphyrinogen III oxidase, which yields MSNQNLESNQQIVWDQAVLDKYNYSGPRYTSYPTALEFHEAFTISDYDMACTQYPERPLSLYIHIPFCHKLCYYCGCNKVITRHSHKADEYLDVLEHEIRQRASLLQGRRVTQLHFGGGTPTFLSAKQITRLMTLLREEFTFTAEAEISIEVDPREIALEMLGHLRAEGFNRLSIGVQDFNKEVQKLVNREQDEAFIFAMVERAKQLGFRSTNLDLIYGLPKQDRDSFAKTLEQVLSMQPGRLSVFNYAHMPQLFAAQRKIKDEDLPKAEEKMAILQNTIATLTDAGYQFIGMDHFALPDDELAVAQRNGVLHRNFQGYTTQGECDLVGFGVSAISMIGDAYAQNQKELKKYYAQVNDLRHALWKGVALDGDDLLRREVIKQLICNFKLDKVAIEKQFAVTFNQYFKEDLQLLQTFIDDALVEVDEQAIRVTLRGRLLIRNICMCFDKYLRAKARQQQFSRVI from the coding sequence ATGTCGAATCAGAACCTTGAATCGAACCAACAAATTGTTTGGGACCAAGCGGTATTAGACAAATATAACTATTCAGGTCCGCGTTATACGTCTTACCCAACGGCGCTTGAGTTTCATGAAGCATTTACCATTTCTGACTACGATATGGCTTGCACGCAATACCCAGAGCGACCGCTATCCCTGTACATTCACATCCCGTTTTGCCATAAGCTGTGCTACTACTGTGGCTGTAATAAGGTGATAACACGCCATTCGCACAAAGCGGATGAGTATTTGGATGTGTTGGAGCATGAGATTCGCCAACGTGCGTCTTTACTGCAAGGTCGTCGCGTAACGCAATTGCATTTTGGTGGTGGTACACCAACATTTCTTAGTGCTAAGCAAATCACCCGCTTGATGACACTGCTGCGTGAAGAGTTCACCTTCACAGCGGAAGCCGAAATCAGTATTGAAGTTGACCCACGAGAAATTGCGTTGGAAATGCTGGGTCACCTACGTGCAGAAGGCTTTAACCGCCTGAGTATCGGTGTGCAAGACTTCAACAAAGAAGTGCAAAAGCTGGTCAATCGCGAGCAAGATGAAGCATTTATTTTCGCGATGGTTGAGCGCGCGAAGCAGCTCGGCTTCCGTTCAACCAACCTTGACTTGATTTACGGTTTGCCTAAGCAAGATCGAGATTCTTTTGCCAAAACGTTAGAACAAGTCCTCAGCATGCAGCCAGGCCGATTGTCGGTGTTTAACTACGCTCACATGCCTCAGCTTTTTGCTGCGCAGCGCAAAATCAAAGATGAAGATCTGCCGAAAGCGGAAGAGAAAATGGCGATTCTGCAAAACACCATCGCGACGTTGACCGATGCGGGCTATCAATTCATCGGCATGGACCACTTTGCGTTGCCTGACGATGAACTGGCGGTGGCTCAGCGTAATGGCGTGCTGCATCGCAACTTTCAAGGCTACACAACGCAAGGAGAGTGTGACTTGGTTGGCTTTGGTGTATCGGCCATTTCCATGATTGGCGATGCCTATGCGCAAAACCAAAAAGAGCTGAAAAAGTACTATGCACAAGTGAATGATTTACGTCATGCTCTGTGGAAGGGTGTTGCGCTGGATGGTGACGATTTATTGCGTCGAGAAGTGATCAAACAGCTGATTTGTAACTTCAAACTCGACAAAGTGGCGATTGAGAAGCAGTTTGCCGTGACGTTCAATCAGTACTTTAAAGAAGACCTACAATTGCTACAGACCTTTATTGATGATGCGCTGGTGGAAGTGGATGAACAAGCGATCCGCGTGACACTTCGTGGCCGTTTGCTTATTCGCAATATCTGTATGTGCTTTGATAAGTACTTGCGAGCCAAAGCGCGTCAGCAGCAGTTTTCTCGTGTGATCTAA
- the yihA gene encoding ribosome biogenesis GTP-binding protein YihA/YsxC — protein MSVKIHYQNTHFITSAPDIRHLPADEGIEIAFAGRSNAGKSSALNRLTNQKNLAKTSKTPGRTQLINLFKVTEGCHIVDLPGYGFAQVPLEMKNKWQKSLGEYLQKRECLKGLVVLMDIRHPMKDLDQQMIFWAIESRIPVQVLLTKADKLKSGARKAELLKVRKLAETFGGDVQVDVYSSLKGLGVDQLRAKLDTWFAPALAHLLEDEEGSNSAE, from the coding sequence GTGAGCGTAAAAATTCATTACCAAAACACGCATTTCATCACTAGTGCACCCGATATTCGCCATTTACCCGCTGATGAAGGGATCGAAATTGCGTTTGCAGGACGCTCAAATGCTGGTAAGTCCAGTGCACTGAATCGCTTAACCAATCAGAAAAACTTAGCTAAGACCTCGAAAACCCCAGGTCGTACTCAGTTGATTAACTTGTTTAAAGTCACGGAAGGTTGCCACATTGTCGACCTACCTGGGTACGGCTTTGCACAAGTGCCACTTGAAATGAAAAATAAGTGGCAAAAATCACTTGGTGAGTATTTGCAAAAACGCGAATGCTTGAAGGGCTTAGTGGTACTGATGGACATTCGTCATCCAATGAAAGATCTCGACCAACAGATGATCTTTTGGGCAATTGAAAGTCGTATCCCTGTGCAAGTACTGCTGACAAAAGCAGACAAACTGAAGAGCGGTGCGCGTAAAGCGGAATTGCTCAAAGTGCGCAAGTTGGCGGAAACCTTCGGTGGGGACGTACAAGTGGATGTCTATTCCTCCCTCAAAGGGCTTGGGGTGGATCAGCTTAGAGCCAAACTGGATACTTGGTTTGCACCTGCGCTTGCTCACCTGCTGGAAGACGAAGAAGGGTCAAATTCAGCCGAGTAA
- the yihI gene encoding Der GTPase-activating protein YihI: MSRKKKSRKPGAAGAPEFMVTRNRSESDVAGRLRKKDKKRKGLKAGGRNSEEGAQQKHGSSQVRDPRLGSKKKIPLIVEPAKKLTKQERRLSAEQELEMLENDAKLNVLLDRIESGENLGRGLQQYVDEKLDRIEQLMSQLGLLEPEAEEEFEEEAPVRKSRSDDDLLADFEDFDMDDYKG, translated from the coding sequence ATGAGTCGTAAGAAAAAATCGAGAAAGCCGGGTGCCGCTGGCGCCCCGGAATTTATGGTTACCCGTAATCGTTCAGAGTCAGATGTTGCTGGTCGTTTACGCAAGAAAGATAAAAAACGTAAAGGCCTAAAAGCGGGCGGTCGCAATTCGGAAGAAGGTGCGCAGCAAAAACACGGCTCTTCGCAGGTTCGTGATCCGCGTTTAGGCAGCAAAAAGAAAATTCCATTGATTGTTGAGCCAGCGAAAAAGCTGACGAAACAAGAGCGTCGTCTGTCTGCAGAACAAGAGCTCGAGATGCTCGAAAATGATGCGAAACTGAACGTGTTGCTTGACCGCATCGAATCAGGTGAAAACCTAGGCCGTGGTCTACAGCAATACGTGGATGAAAAACTGGATCGCATCGAGCAGTTGATGAGCCAGCTTGGTCTGCTAGAGCCAGAAGCGGAAGAAGAGTTTGAAGAAGAAGCACCAGTGCGCAAATCACGCTCTGATGATGATCTGCTGGCGGATTTTGAAGACTTTGATATGGATGATTACAAAGGATAA
- a CDS encoding bifunctional diguanylate cyclase/phosphodiesterase: protein MYELNDSSKISLKAAVITPFVVIFLLSISLVILVQRHSYERAVVDLSNKQLSALTENVQTHLTEYLGAPFDAGLAMAHTISFNHLYKADDTSQLQDYFLNAFQTLYADIPQLDVIGFGSEAADYIGFRKESNGTHTLMIQDDRTDSKLVIYRGDQISKEIVSVIPNYDPRVRPWYAPVAEKRQVMWSSIYANADERQEITLSALSPVYDKQHFVGVMVTDIRINTFNAFLNRLQEKTKATVYIMDNDQRLVAHSAQGSVVSWGTEWSKKGDRLLATESADPIIKQHAERAKAERMLQHEEAQQFEFETKNERYFSLLSPYTDQYGLTWFIGISISETELLGVLPKSQQQSWLIGILVSAIGMSFCLVIFSRITRPITATATAARNLANGNWDSSMPKPGRIHETSLLVNAFNEMANNLKASFKALHNQLVFDSLTKLYSREGLIDVSKRKLTESGSLFMLGVNRFRDINDSLGHHNGDQLLIKVSERIQTLFDDQFLLARTGGDEFAIYAPHINQSEEVTLTVNRLQQLFIAPFYMNDESVVMKVSIGVVITDSDSNMTRWLRNGSIALSNAKQDVSGVSYYRPEMADASKFRTQMLAKIQDGIDSQEFIPYYQPIIELKSGKVIGAEALARWLSKQGIISPLDFIPIAEDSGLIQKIGSQILRQACHDCAKAIAAQHWDARFQLHVNISVNQLLRDDFVAEVSQILQETGLAATNLTLEITESRLVESAHGTLDNMHKLRALGISIAIDDFGTGYSSLAYLHSLPFDCLKIDRTFVEKLNRQEINNSVVAAVVNITKGFNVNVVAEGVETSLQAELLMELGCTLAQGYLYSRPVPFDEWPSL from the coding sequence ATGTACGAGCTCAACGACAGCAGCAAAATTTCTCTCAAAGCAGCAGTCATCACCCCTTTTGTGGTGATTTTTCTCTTATCGATCAGCTTAGTCATTCTCGTTCAACGACACAGCTATGAACGTGCCGTGGTTGATCTCAGTAACAAGCAACTCTCTGCGTTAACGGAGAATGTACAAACTCATCTCACTGAGTATTTAGGCGCACCGTTTGATGCAGGTTTGGCGATGGCACACACCATCAGCTTCAATCACCTCTACAAAGCTGATGATACCTCACAGTTGCAAGACTATTTTTTGAATGCTTTTCAAACCCTGTACGCCGATATCCCACAACTGGATGTGATTGGCTTTGGCTCGGAAGCAGCGGATTACATCGGCTTTCGCAAAGAGAGCAACGGCACACACACATTAATGATTCAAGATGACCGCACCGACAGCAAATTGGTCATTTATCGCGGCGATCAAATCAGCAAAGAGATTGTCTCGGTGATCCCCAACTACGATCCGCGCGTGCGACCTTGGTACGCACCCGTTGCTGAAAAGCGCCAAGTGATGTGGTCATCCATCTATGCTAATGCTGACGAGCGCCAAGAAATCACGCTTTCCGCCCTCTCGCCGGTTTACGACAAGCAACATTTTGTCGGCGTGATGGTTACTGACATTCGCATCAATACCTTCAACGCGTTTTTAAATCGCTTGCAGGAGAAAACCAAGGCGACCGTCTACATCATGGATAACGATCAGCGCCTCGTCGCACATTCCGCTCAAGGCAGCGTGGTGTCATGGGGGACCGAGTGGTCGAAAAAGGGCGACCGACTGTTAGCCACCGAAAGTGCCGACCCTATCATTAAGCAGCACGCAGAACGAGCGAAAGCAGAACGCATGTTGCAACATGAAGAGGCACAACAATTTGAGTTCGAAACCAAGAATGAACGTTATTTCAGCCTCTTGTCGCCATACACCGACCAATATGGCCTCACGTGGTTTATTGGCATTTCCATCTCTGAAACCGAGCTTCTTGGCGTATTGCCGAAGTCACAACAGCAAAGCTGGCTGATCGGCATACTGGTAAGTGCGATTGGGATGTCTTTCTGCTTAGTCATTTTCAGCCGTATCACTCGTCCTATTACGGCCACCGCCACGGCAGCAAGAAATTTGGCCAACGGCAATTGGGATAGCTCAATGCCAAAACCTGGCCGCATTCATGAAACCAGCTTACTGGTCAACGCCTTTAACGAAATGGCCAATAACCTCAAAGCGTCCTTTAAAGCCCTGCATAATCAACTGGTGTTTGATTCCCTGACCAAGCTGTACAGCCGAGAAGGATTGATTGATGTAAGTAAGCGCAAACTTACTGAGTCTGGCAGTTTATTTATGCTTGGGGTTAATCGCTTTCGCGATATCAACGACAGCTTGGGACATCACAACGGTGACCAACTGCTGATCAAAGTCTCCGAACGAATCCAAACCTTGTTTGACGATCAGTTTTTGCTCGCTCGCACAGGAGGAGACGAATTTGCGATATACGCTCCCCACATCAATCAAAGCGAAGAAGTGACGTTGACGGTGAATCGCCTTCAGCAACTCTTCATTGCCCCGTTTTATATGAATGATGAAAGTGTGGTGATGAAGGTGTCGATTGGTGTCGTGATCACCGACAGTGATAGCAACATGACACGCTGGCTACGGAATGGCAGCATCGCACTGAGCAATGCAAAACAAGATGTTTCGGGCGTCAGTTACTATCGTCCTGAAATGGCCGACGCTTCGAAATTTCGCACTCAAATGCTGGCAAAAATCCAAGATGGTATCGACAGCCAAGAATTTATCCCCTATTACCAACCCATTATTGAGCTTAAGAGCGGCAAAGTGATCGGTGCTGAAGCACTGGCACGCTGGCTCAGCAAACAAGGAATTATCTCCCCACTCGATTTTATCCCTATCGCAGAAGACAGTGGCCTGATTCAAAAAATTGGCAGTCAGATTTTACGCCAAGCCTGCCATGATTGCGCCAAAGCGATCGCCGCTCAGCACTGGGATGCTCGCTTTCAACTGCATGTGAACATTTCCGTCAATCAACTGCTTCGCGATGACTTTGTCGCTGAGGTTTCGCAAATTTTGCAGGAAACGGGGTTAGCTGCCACTAACCTTACGTTGGAAATCACCGAGTCGCGCTTGGTTGAAAGCGCACATGGCACATTAGACAACATGCACAAGCTCCGTGCTTTGGGCATTAGCATTGCCATTGACGATTTTGGTACTGGCTATTCCTCTCTCGCCTATCTGCATTCGCTGCCGTTTGATTGCCTGAAGATAGACCGAACGTTTGTCGAAAAATTAAATCGCCAAGAAATCAACAATTCCGTTGTCGCCGCGGTGGTGAACATTACTAAAGGGTTCAACGTTAATGTTGTGGCTGAAGGGGTTGAAACCAGCTTGCAAGCCGAGCTGCTGATGGAGTTAGGATGCACCCTAGCGCAAGGTTATCTCTATAGCCGCCCGGTGCCATTTGATGAGTGGCCATCGCTATAA
- a CDS encoding class I SAM-dependent methyltransferase, translated as MHTCPLCQHDQILHYFTDKRREYLQCARCELVFVNPEQRLDAKTEKSHYDLHENNPLDLGYRRFLSRITDPLLERIAPQSNGLDFGCGPGPTLSLMLEEHGHVMSLYDLYYHPDRSVLRREYDFMTATEVIEHLYEPNVVWQQWLNLVKPRGWIGLMTKMVIDREAFANWHYKNDPTHVIFFSQATFQYLAERDKLELEFIGKDVILLRKTQ; from the coding sequence ATGCATACTTGTCCTTTATGTCAGCATGATCAGATTCTGCACTATTTTACTGACAAGCGTCGTGAGTATCTGCAATGTGCGCGCTGTGAGTTGGTGTTTGTTAATCCCGAGCAACGCTTGGATGCAAAAACTGAAAAATCTCACTATGATCTGCATGAGAACAATCCATTGGACCTCGGTTATCGCCGCTTCTTATCGCGTATTACCGATCCTCTTTTAGAACGAATCGCACCCCAATCAAATGGACTGGATTTTGGTTGTGGACCCGGACCAACGCTCTCACTGATGCTAGAAGAGCATGGTCACGTTATGTCGTTGTACGATCTCTATTATCATCCAGACCGTTCAGTGCTGAGAAGAGAGTATGACTTCATGACGGCTACTGAGGTGATCGAGCACCTCTATGAACCCAATGTGGTGTGGCAACAATGGTTGAATTTAGTTAAACCCAGAGGCTGGATCGGTCTAATGACCAAAATGGTGATTGATCGAGAAGCGTTTGCGAACTGGCACTATAAAAATGACCCCACGCATGTGATCTTTTTTAGCCAAGCAACGTTTCAGTATCTGGCAGAGCGAGATAAGCTCGAACTTGAATTTATTGGCAAAGATGTAATTTTACTGAGGAAGACCCAGTAA
- the polA gene encoding DNA polymerase I, with protein sequence MATIPENPLILIDGSSYLYRAFHAYPGTMSNGDIPTNAVYGVVNMLRSMMRQFASDRIAVVFDAKGKTFRDDMYPEYKANRPPMPDDLRCQIEPLHQVIKAMGLPLIAIEGVEADDVIGTLAYQASQQGMPVLISTGDKDMAQLVDDNITLINTMTNVVMDREGVIEKFGIPPELIIDYLALMGDKVDNIPGVPGVGDKTATALLQGIGGLSQLYDHLDDIAALSFRGSKTMAKKLVDNKDNALLSYQLATIKLDVALQETPESLLKTEPNKDELIKLYGQLAFKSWLNELLEGGTGVVEADEKAQTSVRSGASPVESEINNAAANIDRSQYQTIFDQATFDIWLDKLKASELFAFDTETDSLDYMVANLVGLSFAVAEGEAAYVPVAHDYLDAPEQLDRDWVLAQLKPLLEDDTKAKVGQNLKYDASVLARYGIEMKGIKHDTMLASYVYNSVGGKHDMDSLALRFLQHSCISFEQLAGKGKNQLTFNQIDLNEAAVYAAEDADVTLRLHNRLFANIEQDEKLNAIYQEIEVPLVPVLSRMERTGVLIDDMKLSAQSQEIAVRLGELEQKAYEIAGQPFNMNSPKQLQTILFEQMGLPVIKKTPSGTPSTAEEVLQELALDYPLPSVIMEYRGLAKLKSTYTDKLPKMINPHTGRVHTSYHQAVTATGRLSSTDPNLQNIPIRNEEGRRIRQAFVAPHGYKILAVDYSQIELRIMAHLSGDQALLDAFQQGKDIHAATAAEIMGVSIEQVSSEQRRRAKAVNFGLIYGMSAFGLAKQLGIPRGEAQAYMDKYFERYPGVMQYMEDTRSNAAQHGYVETIFGRRLHLPEITSRNVMRRKAAERAAINAPMQGTAADIIKKAMLLVDQWIQEEGNGRVKLLMQVHDELVFEVEESCLTEIESKVQQLMESAAQLNVPLVAEAGHGDNWDQAH encoded by the coding sequence ATGGCCACTATTCCTGAAAATCCATTAATTCTTATTGATGGCTCTTCTTACCTCTATCGAGCGTTTCATGCCTATCCTGGCACCATGAGTAATGGTGATATCCCAACCAATGCGGTCTACGGTGTGGTGAACATGCTGCGCAGCATGATGCGTCAGTTTGCTTCTGATCGTATTGCGGTGGTGTTTGACGCCAAAGGCAAAACCTTTCGCGACGATATGTATCCGGAATATAAGGCCAACCGACCACCAATGCCGGACGATCTGCGTTGCCAAATAGAACCTCTTCATCAAGTTATTAAAGCAATGGGGCTTCCCTTGATTGCTATTGAAGGTGTTGAAGCGGACGATGTGATTGGTACGCTGGCCTATCAAGCTTCTCAACAAGGGATGCCGGTGCTGATCAGTACCGGTGATAAAGATATGGCTCAGTTAGTGGACGACAACATTACCCTAATCAACACCATGACCAATGTCGTGATGGACAGAGAAGGGGTCATTGAGAAATTCGGTATTCCACCTGAACTGATCATCGATTATCTCGCGTTAATGGGTGACAAGGTCGATAACATTCCTGGCGTGCCTGGTGTGGGTGATAAAACCGCCACAGCTCTGCTGCAAGGTATTGGTGGTCTTAGTCAGTTGTACGACCATTTGGATGACATTGCGGCACTGAGCTTCCGCGGCTCAAAAACCATGGCGAAGAAGCTGGTGGACAACAAAGACAATGCGTTGCTGTCTTATCAGCTAGCGACGATCAAGCTTGATGTTGCATTGCAAGAAACGCCAGAATCCCTTTTAAAAACAGAGCCAAATAAAGATGAGCTGATCAAGCTCTATGGCCAACTGGCCTTTAAATCTTGGCTCAATGAGCTACTAGAAGGTGGCACTGGTGTTGTTGAAGCGGATGAAAAAGCACAAACCTCGGTACGCAGTGGCGCATCTCCGGTTGAAAGTGAAATCAACAATGCTGCGGCGAATATTGACCGTAGCCAATATCAAACCATCTTCGACCAAGCGACATTCGACATTTGGTTGGACAAGCTGAAAGCGTCAGAGCTGTTTGCCTTCGATACCGAAACGGACAGCCTTGATTACATGGTCGCTAACTTAGTGGGCCTGTCATTTGCTGTGGCAGAAGGTGAAGCTGCCTATGTGCCTGTCGCACACGATTATCTGGATGCTCCGGAGCAACTTGATCGCGATTGGGTGCTGGCTCAACTTAAGCCACTGCTGGAAGATGATACGAAGGCAAAAGTTGGCCAAAACTTGAAGTACGATGCCTCAGTGCTGGCTCGCTATGGTATTGAGATGAAGGGCATCAAGCACGACACCATGCTGGCTTCTTATGTGTACAACAGCGTGGGCGGCAAGCACGACATGGATAGCTTGGCACTGCGCTTCCTACAGCACAGTTGTATTTCGTTTGAGCAATTGGCTGGCAAAGGCAAGAATCAGCTGACTTTCAATCAAATTGATCTGAATGAAGCTGCGGTTTATGCCGCCGAAGACGCGGATGTCACCTTGCGTTTGCACAACCGCTTGTTTGCCAATATTGAACAAGATGAGAAACTCAACGCCATCTATCAAGAGATTGAAGTGCCATTAGTGCCAGTGTTATCACGTATGGAACGGACTGGTGTGTTGATTGATGACATGAAACTGTCTGCGCAATCTCAAGAGATCGCTGTGCGCTTGGGAGAGTTAGAGCAAAAAGCGTATGAAATCGCAGGCCAGCCATTCAATATGAACTCGCCAAAGCAGCTGCAAACCATCTTGTTTGAGCAAATGGGTTTACCTGTTATCAAGAAAACGCCTTCAGGTACCCCTTCTACAGCAGAAGAAGTGTTGCAAGAACTCGCGTTGGATTACCCACTGCCGAGCGTCATTATGGAGTACCGTGGCTTAGCGAAGTTGAAATCGACTTACACCGATAAGCTGCCGAAAATGATTAACCCACACACAGGGCGCGTGCATACGTCTTACCATCAAGCCGTGACGGCTACTGGTCGTTTATCGTCAACCGATCCAAACTTGCAAAATATTCCAATTCGTAATGAAGAAGGACGCCGTATTCGCCAAGCGTTCGTTGCGCCACATGGCTATAAAATTCTTGCGGTCGACTATTCACAGATTGAATTGCGTATTATGGCGCACTTGTCTGGTGACCAAGCACTGCTTGACGCCTTCCAGCAAGGCAAAGATATCCATGCGGCAACCGCGGCAGAAATCATGGGCGTGTCGATTGAACAAGTCTCCAGTGAGCAGCGTCGTCGAGCCAAAGCCGTCAACTTTGGTCTTATCTATGGCATGAGTGCGTTTGGTTTAGCGAAACAGCTTGGAATTCCGCGTGGTGAAGCACAAGCTTATATGGATAAATATTTCGAGCGCTACCCTGGTGTCATGCAGTACATGGAAGACACACGTTCAAATGCCGCTCAACATGGTTATGTTGAAACCATTTTTGGTCGTCGTTTGCATCTACCGGAAATTACCTCTCGCAATGTGATGCGTCGTAAAGCAGCAGAACGTGCGGCGATCAACGCTCCAATGCAGGGCACTGCAGCAGACATCATCAAGAAAGCGATGTTGTTGGTGGATCAGTGGATTCAAGAGGAAGGCAATGGTCGAGTCAAATTACTGATGCAAGTACACGATGAACTGGTGTTTGAAGTGGAAGAGTCCTGTTTGACCGAAATTGAAAGTAAAGTACAACAATTGATGGAATCTGCAGCACAGTTAAATGTTCCTTTGGTGGCGGAAGCTGGCCATGGTGACAACTGGGATCAAGCGCATTAA